One window of Burkholderia vietnamiensis LMG 10929 genomic DNA carries:
- a CDS encoding type II and III secretion system protein family protein translates to MKNTLTAFAMALWVLTFASMASASGTIELAVGAQRQIAAGRALQRVAVGDPAIADVLIMKGSRAGSVLLTAKAPGTTNVMVWERGHDEPTVWNVEVVDAAAQAVLDASTPQVKAYGGTSVLRGAAGSLDAHERAVAVAKNMSPKGAVIDRSTLAGKNVVQVDVRVVEFSRSVLKQVGFNFFKQSNGFSFGSFSPGGVQSYNGGSGPGTAAYIPTLGAPVASAFNLVVNAAGHGIFADLSLLEANNLARVLAEPTLVALSGQSASFLAGGEIPVPSPQGLGSTAIQWKQYGVGLSLTPTVLSPNRIALKVAPESSQLDFVNSVTISGVAVPGITTRRADTTVELGDGESFVIGGLIDRQTMSNVSKVPLLGDLPIIGTFFKNLNYQQNDKELLIIVTPHLVAPIAKGAVLPATPGELAEQHDGPVWRSYLGGAASPDAAPGFSK, encoded by the coding sequence ATGAAAAACACCCTGACTGCATTCGCGATGGCTCTGTGGGTCCTGACCTTCGCATCCATGGCAAGCGCGAGCGGGACGATCGAGCTCGCGGTCGGCGCGCAACGGCAGATCGCCGCCGGCCGCGCGCTGCAGCGGGTCGCCGTCGGCGATCCGGCGATCGCCGACGTGCTGATCATGAAAGGCAGCCGTGCCGGCTCCGTGCTGCTGACCGCGAAGGCGCCCGGCACCACCAACGTGATGGTCTGGGAGCGCGGCCACGACGAGCCGACGGTCTGGAACGTCGAAGTCGTCGATGCGGCCGCGCAGGCCGTGCTCGACGCGTCGACGCCGCAGGTGAAGGCCTATGGCGGCACGTCGGTGCTGCGCGGCGCGGCCGGCTCGCTCGACGCGCACGAACGCGCGGTGGCCGTCGCGAAGAACATGAGCCCGAAGGGCGCGGTGATCGATCGTTCGACGCTGGCCGGCAAGAACGTGGTGCAAGTGGACGTGCGCGTCGTCGAATTCAGCCGTTCGGTGCTCAAGCAGGTCGGCTTCAACTTCTTCAAGCAGAGCAACGGCTTTTCGTTCGGCTCGTTCTCGCCGGGCGGCGTGCAGTCGTACAACGGCGGGTCCGGTCCCGGCACGGCGGCCTATATCCCGACGCTCGGCGCACCCGTTGCGTCCGCCTTCAACCTGGTCGTGAACGCGGCCGGGCACGGCATCTTCGCCGACCTGTCGCTGCTCGAAGCGAACAACCTGGCGCGCGTGCTCGCGGAACCGACGCTCGTCGCGCTGTCCGGCCAGAGCGCCAGCTTCCTCGCCGGCGGCGAGATTCCGGTGCCGTCGCCGCAGGGGCTCGGCTCGACCGCGATCCAGTGGAAGCAATACGGCGTCGGGCTGTCGCTGACGCCGACGGTGCTGAGCCCGAACCGGATCGCGCTGAAGGTCGCGCCGGAATCGAGCCAGCTCGATTTCGTGAACAGCGTGACGATCAGCGGCGTCGCGGTGCCGGGCATCACGACGCGCCGCGCCGACACGACGGTCGAGCTCGGCGACGGCGAGAGCTTCGTGATCGGCGGCCTGATCGACCGTCAGACGATGTCGAACGTCAGCAAGGTGCCGCTGCTGGGCGACCTGCCGATCATCGGCACGTTCTTCAAGAACCTGAATTACCAGCAGAACGACAAGGAACTGCTGATCATCGTGACGCCGCATCTCGTCGCGCCGATCGCGAAGGGCGCGGTGCTGCCCGCGACGCCCGGCGAATTGGCCGAGCAGCATGACGGGCCGGTATGGCGGTCGTATCTCGGCGGTGCGGCGTCGCCGGACGCGGCGCCGGGGTTTTCGAAATGA
- the cpaB gene encoding Flp pilus assembly protein CpaB: MTNNLTKIIAGLLIAIAVLLGIYAWMLGRSAPASVPAPQVVTANAAPVVIATHALPAGQPIPADALKVQSISPVPTGAFMDPTMVAGRVPARDIPASAPITPDALVSGLAEDIQPGERAIAVRVDETNAVGNRLRPGNFVDVFLNLKREGGGAMFDGEVSQTQARLLMSKVRVLSFGDATPERDSGSTTNGSNGQPSNARIAVLAVPTAQVDALTLGEATGRLTLALRNPRDDELAMQTVAVRTDNKLSPSALAAAGVSLQQLSGTQRNAAAANVNVPPLPSHLPPAVRSAAGATGSGGSIEVIRGGRSETVAY, translated from the coding sequence ATGACCAACAATTTGACGAAGATCATCGCCGGGCTGCTGATCGCGATCGCCGTACTGCTCGGCATCTATGCGTGGATGCTCGGACGCAGCGCGCCCGCTTCCGTACCGGCGCCGCAGGTCGTCACCGCCAATGCGGCGCCGGTGGTGATCGCAACGCACGCGTTGCCGGCCGGCCAGCCGATTCCCGCCGACGCGTTGAAGGTCCAGTCGATCAGCCCGGTGCCGACAGGCGCGTTCATGGATCCGACGATGGTTGCCGGCCGTGTCCCCGCCCGCGACATCCCCGCATCTGCGCCGATCACGCCCGACGCGCTGGTTTCCGGCCTCGCCGAAGACATCCAGCCTGGCGAGCGCGCGATCGCGGTGCGCGTCGACGAGACCAATGCCGTCGGCAACCGGCTGCGCCCCGGCAACTTCGTCGACGTGTTCCTGAATCTGAAGCGCGAAGGCGGCGGCGCGATGTTCGACGGCGAGGTGTCCCAGACGCAGGCGCGCCTGCTGATGTCGAAGGTGCGCGTGCTGTCGTTCGGCGACGCGACGCCGGAGCGCGACAGCGGCAGCACCACGAACGGCAGCAACGGCCAGCCGAGCAATGCCCGCATCGCCGTACTGGCAGTGCCGACCGCCCAGGTCGACGCGTTGACGCTCGGCGAGGCCACCGGCCGGCTGACGCTCGCGCTGCGCAACCCGCGCGACGACGAACTCGCGATGCAGACCGTCGCGGTACGCACCGACAACAAGCTGTCGCCGTCGGCGCTGGCCGCGGCCGGCGTCTCGCTGCAACAGCTGTCGGGCACCCAGCGCAATGCCGCGGCGGCCAATGTCAATGTCCCGCCGCTGCCGTCGCACCTTCCGCCGGCCGTGCGGTCCGCCGCGGGGGCGACGGGCAGCGGCGGCAGCATCGAGGTAATCCGCGGCGGCCGCTCGGAAACGGTTGCGTATTGA
- a CDS encoding TadE/TadG family type IV pilus assembly protein, which yields MNRQSAGCRKRDRQRGATAVEFAIVFPLFFMIFYAIVSFGMIFLIQQSLTFAVSEGARAGLTYAPSLGSDQNPCTSVSKPMTRTQSACNTALSSLSWLNGNPQPASVTVKTNACTDGSASPTNCLTVTVSYVPLQWLTSIPLLGQVLKGPLTSSAVVQIPQSML from the coding sequence ATGAATCGTCAAAGCGCAGGGTGCCGGAAACGCGATCGTCAACGCGGCGCGACCGCGGTCGAATTCGCGATTGTGTTTCCGCTGTTCTTCATGATCTTCTACGCGATCGTCAGCTTCGGCATGATTTTCCTCATCCAGCAAAGCCTGACGTTCGCCGTCAGCGAAGGCGCGCGCGCCGGGCTGACTTACGCGCCGAGCCTCGGTTCGGACCAGAACCCCTGTACGTCGGTATCGAAGCCCATGACGCGCACGCAGAGCGCGTGCAATACCGCGTTGAGTTCGCTGAGCTGGCTGAACGGCAATCCGCAGCCGGCGTCGGTGACGGTGAAGACCAATGCATGTACAGACGGCTCGGCGAGTCCGACCAATTGCCTGACGGTCACGGTCAGCTACGTGCCTTTGCAGTGGCTGACGTCGATCCCGTTACTGGGGCAAGTGCTGAAGGGCCCGCTGACGAGTTCGGCGGTCGTGCAAATCCCGCAGTCCATGCTATGA
- a CDS encoding A24 family peptidase, with protein sequence MAHFLFTGAFLAWALVVAASDIRYRRISNVLVLAGLVAGFLAASLDANPFGVLPVRAMIGMFVGLIVLLPFFLLRVMGAADVKIFAVLGAWCGANALLWVWVAASLAAGVHVLVLMLLSRTRIRALRSRRAPVLMVGGYRATPYAACLVAPVAAWLVYLVMAGAGR encoded by the coding sequence ATGGCACATTTCCTATTCACCGGGGCATTTCTCGCATGGGCGCTCGTTGTCGCGGCCAGCGATATCCGTTACCGACGTATTTCGAATGTGCTCGTGCTGGCGGGGCTGGTAGCGGGGTTTCTGGCGGCGAGTCTGGACGCTAATCCATTCGGTGTACTTCCGGTGCGCGCGATGATCGGCATGTTCGTCGGCCTGATCGTTCTGCTGCCGTTTTTCCTGTTGCGCGTGATGGGTGCGGCGGACGTGAAGATTTTCGCGGTGCTGGGCGCCTGGTGCGGCGCGAACGCGTTGCTGTGGGTCTGGGTCGCGGCCAGCCTTGCGGCCGGCGTGCACGTCCTTGTCCTGATGCTGCTCTCGCGCACGCGCATCCGGGCGCTGCGGTCACGGCGCGCGCCCGTCCTGATGGTCGGCGGATATCGTGCGACGCCTTATGCGGCATGCCTCGTCGCACCGGTGGCTGCGTGGCTCGTGTACCTCGTCATGGCAGGGGCAGGGCGATGA
- a CDS encoding Flp family type IVb pilin has protein sequence MKALIKRFLKEETGVTAIEYGLIAGLIAVAIVAGVSSIGGSLGNMFTNLGSCITSPTTGTGSSATANVACTAPWK, from the coding sequence ATGAAAGCACTCATCAAGCGCTTCCTCAAGGAAGAAACCGGGGTTACCGCGATCGAATATGGGTTGATCGCGGGTCTGATTGCCGTGGCCATCGTTGCGGGCGTTTCGTCCATTGGCGGTAGCCTCGGCAACATGTTCACCAATCTGGGCTCCTGCATAACGTCTCCCACGACCGGCACCGGCTCATCGGCAACGGCCAACGTAGCCTGCACGGCGCCTTGGAAATAA
- a CDS encoding collagen-like triple helix repeat-containing protein, whose amino-acid sequence MDIQVIPHGTLRTTMIAATVAAMLSLSACGGSGSISKGISGGSSSGGGDSISTSGGGTSGGTSGSTSGSTSGSTSGSTSGSTSGSTSGSTSGTTSGTSSGTSGTSGVSSNSVGTVLASSGNIVTGVGSTVSGLGTVIAGQSLPGVNPGTTQAAGGIVQSVGGAVTALGNGLGSGLGQLGATANPVGVTVASTGNVVNQLGGAVTQTGNLVTSLGSGPLAPLAPVTGAVGGLVTTVGNAVSGGGTTLSNVLSTGPVQQLTQTVSSAITPITTMVGQTTQTIGTATGLGAPVNTLLGTIGNGLNQGGALIASTGGNPITTGLGNTVSSAGNTVKSVGGLLAGSSGGATNPLAPLTGLVSTVTGTLGGATGGGSGPLAPVTGLVSTVTGALGGAAGGGSGPLAPVTGLVSTVTGALGGATGGSGGPLAPVTGLVSTVTGALGGAAGGGSGPLAPVTGLVSTVTGALGSATGGAAGSGPLAPVTGALSTVTSAAGAPALSGATGTVTNSGSGSNLLAPVTSLIGGLLGGTHGK is encoded by the coding sequence ATGGACATTCAGGTTATCCCTCATGGCACGCTCCGGACGACTATGATCGCGGCCACCGTGGCAGCCATGCTTTCCCTTTCCGCGTGCGGCGGTTCCGGTTCGATCAGCAAGGGCATCAGCGGCGGGTCGAGCTCGGGCGGCGGCGATTCGATCTCCACCTCGGGCGGCGGCACCTCGGGCGGCACGTCGGGTTCGACCAGCGGCAGCACGTCGGGTAGCACCAGCGGCTCGACGAGCGGTTCGACCAGTGGCTCCACCAGCGGCTCCACGAGTGGAACGACCAGCGGCACGTCGAGCGGAACGAGCGGAACGTCGGGTGTGTCGTCGAACTCGGTGGGAACTGTCCTCGCAAGCAGCGGCAATATCGTCACCGGAGTCGGTTCGACGGTATCGGGTCTCGGCACCGTGATCGCCGGTCAGTCGCTGCCCGGTGTGAACCCCGGCACGACGCAGGCGGCCGGCGGCATCGTGCAGAGCGTCGGCGGCGCGGTCACGGCACTCGGCAACGGCCTCGGCAGCGGGCTCGGCCAGCTCGGCGCAACCGCCAACCCGGTGGGTGTCACCGTCGCCAGCACGGGCAACGTGGTCAACCAGCTCGGCGGCGCAGTGACGCAGACGGGCAACCTGGTCACCAGCCTCGGCAGCGGCCCGCTGGCGCCGCTCGCACCGGTCACCGGCGCCGTCGGTGGCCTCGTGACGACCGTCGGCAACGCGGTCTCGGGCGGCGGCACGACACTGTCGAACGTGCTGTCGACCGGGCCGGTCCAGCAGCTCACGCAAACGGTCAGTTCGGCCATCACCCCGATCACGACGATGGTCGGCCAGACGACGCAGACGATCGGCACGGCGACCGGGCTCGGCGCGCCTGTCAACACGCTGCTCGGCACGATCGGCAACGGCCTGAACCAGGGCGGCGCGCTGATCGCATCGACGGGCGGCAATCCGATCACGACCGGCCTCGGCAACACCGTGTCGTCGGCGGGCAATACCGTGAAGTCCGTGGGCGGCCTGCTGGCCGGCAGCTCCGGCGGCGCGACCAATCCGCTCGCGCCGCTCACGGGCCTCGTCTCGACCGTCACCGGCACGCTCGGCGGTGCAACGGGCGGCGGCAGCGGCCCGCTCGCACCGGTCACCGGCCTCGTCTCCACAGTCACCGGCGCACTCGGCGGCGCAGCGGGCGGCGGCAGCGGCCCGCTCGCGCCGGTCACCGGCCTCGTCTCCACAGTCACCGGCGCGCTCGGCGGCGCAACGGGCGGCAGCGGCGGCCCGCTCGCGCCGGTCACCGGCCTCGTCTCCACCGTCACCGGCGCACTCGGCGGCGCTGCGGGCGGCGGCAGCGGTCCGCTCGCGCCGGTCACCGGCCTCGTCTCCACCGTCACCGGCGCGCTCGGCAGCGCGACGGGCGGCGCTGCCGGCAGCGGCCCGCTGGCCCCGGTGACGGGCGCGCTGTCCACGGTCACCAGCGCAGCCGGCGCGCCCGCACTGAGCGGCGCCACGGGCACCGTCACGAACTCGGGCTCGGGTTCGAACCTGCTCGCGCCCGTCACGTCGCTGATCGGCGGCCTGCTCGGCGGCACGCACGGCAAGTAA
- a CDS encoding collagen-like triple helix repeat-containing protein: protein MSQQHSFTTAALRPWRAPLTAFAAACVLAACGGGGVSSPPTSSTSGTSGTSGTGSSGTSGTSGTTTGTKGVVSTVGQTATDLGSTVGNVSLPGLGDGVTKGVGSTLSSTGTIIGAAADALSNGLGQTGTTSNPVGTTVAGLGNVVGATSNTVSGLSSTVKALGTGPLAPLAPVTSPVGTVLDTVANGLSAAGTTIGSTLSSGAVQQVTQPLSSAITPLVITAGQVTQQVGTTTGLGQPVSGLLGQIGGAISSAGTQVAGTSKQPLVGDVGQLVTAVGNTVTNAGGLVNPNGPNGAAPIPGLITSLVGGSTATVQSGSSSGSGATNPLGGLLSGLGSTPLGSLTGAVGGATGGSGSSPLAPLTNLVSTVTGTLGGATGGASGANPLAPVTGLLNTVTGAVGGATGSGGSSSPLAPVTSLVGGVSNSASSGSSTGLLAPVTGLLGTLGSVGK, encoded by the coding sequence ATGTCCCAACAACATTCCTTCACGACGGCCGCCCTGCGCCCGTGGCGCGCTCCCCTCACCGCGTTCGCGGCAGCGTGCGTGCTCGCCGCTTGCGGCGGCGGCGGCGTCAGCTCGCCGCCGACGAGCAGCACCAGCGGCACGAGCGGTACCAGCGGAACCGGCAGCAGCGGGACGAGCGGCACCAGCGGCACGACGACGGGCACCAAGGGCGTGGTCAGCACGGTCGGCCAGACCGCGACGGATCTCGGCAGCACGGTGGGCAACGTCAGCCTGCCGGGCCTCGGCGACGGCGTGACGAAGGGCGTCGGCAGCACGCTGTCGAGCACCGGCACGATCATCGGCGCCGCCGCCGACGCGTTGAGCAACGGCCTCGGACAGACCGGCACGACGAGCAATCCGGTCGGCACAACCGTCGCGGGCCTCGGCAACGTGGTCGGCGCGACGAGCAATACCGTGTCCGGCCTGAGCTCGACCGTCAAGGCGCTCGGCACCGGCCCGCTCGCGCCGCTCGCACCGGTCACGTCGCCGGTCGGCACGGTACTCGACACGGTCGCCAACGGCCTGTCCGCGGCCGGCACGACGATCGGCTCGACGCTGTCGTCGGGCGCCGTGCAGCAGGTCACGCAGCCGCTCAGCTCGGCGATCACGCCGCTCGTCATCACCGCCGGCCAGGTCACGCAACAGGTCGGCACGACGACGGGCCTCGGTCAACCGGTGTCGGGCCTGCTCGGCCAGATCGGCGGCGCGATCAGCTCGGCCGGCACGCAGGTCGCGGGCACGTCGAAGCAGCCGCTCGTCGGCGACGTCGGCCAGCTCGTCACCGCGGTGGGCAACACCGTGACCAACGCGGGCGGTCTCGTGAACCCGAACGGCCCGAACGGTGCGGCGCCGATCCCCGGCCTGATCACGAGCCTCGTCGGCGGCTCGACGGCGACGGTCCAGAGCGGCTCGTCGTCGGGTTCGGGTGCGACGAACCCGCTCGGCGGCCTGCTGTCCGGTCTCGGCTCGACGCCGCTCGGTTCGCTCACCGGCGCGGTCGGCGGCGCGACGGGTGGCTCGGGCAGCAGCCCGCTCGCGCCGCTCACCAATCTCGTGTCGACGGTCACGGGCACGCTCGGCGGAGCAACGGGCGGCGCAAGCGGGGCAAACCCGCTCGCGCCGGTCACGGGCTTGCTGAATACTGTCACCGGCGCGGTCGGCGGCGCAACGGGATCGGGGGGATCGTCGAGTCCGCTCGCGCCGGTCACGTCGCTCGTCGGCGGCGTGTCGAACTCGGCGTCGTCGGGCAGCTCGACCGGCCTGCTCGCGCCGGTAACGGGCCTGCTCGGCACGCTGGGCAGCGTCGGCAAGTAA